A single region of the Winslowiella toletana genome encodes:
- a CDS encoding nucleoside hydrolase: MKRVIIDCDPGNGIAGANVDDGLALALAIASPDISLEMITTVAGNTPVDVGYRVAQDLLNRLGLTIPVYKGESQALQEPPEPWRQVLDQRVHQLNLTHLWQGVRQPSAQDTPTHAAVDAIGQLICDNPGEITLVAIGPLTNVARAMQRYPQLAESVAEIAIMGGVFALDDYLKDTNFGLDPEAAHQVLTSGANITLVPMDVTTQTLMTHQDLDRIAQIDKPLARFVSETFRPWIDYSITTRNLPGCWIHDALVVAWLLNQRVATASDYYADVELHAGPTRGKSWRYRQPLRVNVGIPQPAGGLVHVLQTVDNPLLLTMLEQALAASEY; the protein is encoded by the coding sequence ATGAAAAGAGTAATTATTGATTGCGATCCGGGGAATGGCATCGCAGGAGCAAATGTTGATGATGGCCTGGCTTTAGCACTGGCCATCGCCTCACCGGATATTTCGCTGGAGATGATCACCACCGTTGCCGGTAATACGCCGGTAGACGTGGGCTATCGCGTGGCGCAGGATCTGCTGAACCGCCTCGGGCTGACTATCCCGGTGTATAAAGGGGAAAGCCAGGCGCTTCAGGAACCTCCTGAGCCATGGCGACAGGTGCTGGATCAGCGGGTACATCAGCTGAATCTGACGCATTTGTGGCAAGGCGTACGCCAGCCGTCAGCGCAGGATACGCCGACGCACGCTGCAGTAGACGCCATCGGCCAGCTAATTTGCGATAATCCGGGTGAAATTACGCTGGTGGCAATTGGCCCGCTGACTAACGTGGCGCGGGCGATGCAACGCTATCCGCAGCTGGCTGAGTCGGTAGCCGAGATTGCAATTATGGGCGGCGTATTTGCCTTAGATGATTATCTGAAGGACACCAATTTTGGTCTCGATCCGGAAGCGGCCCATCAGGTGCTGACCAGCGGTGCGAATATCACTCTGGTGCCGATGGACGTTACGACTCAGACATTAATGACCCATCAGGATCTTGACAGGATTGCCCAAATCGATAAGCCACTGGCGCGTTTTGTCAGCGAAACTTTTCGACCGTGGATTGATTACTCGATCACAACGCGTAACTTGCCCGGCTGCTGGATCCACGACGCGCTGGTGGTTGCCTGGCTGTTAAATCAGCGGGTCGCCACTGCGAGCGATTATTATGCGGATGTGGAACTGCATGCTGGCCCAACGCGTGGCAAGTCGTGGCGTTATCGTCAGCCGCTGCGAGTGAATGTTGGCATTCCGCAGCCGGCGGGTGGGTTGGTGCATGTGTTGCAAACGGTAGATAACCCGCTGCTGTTAACTATGCTGGAGCAGGCGCTGGCAGCGTCAGAATACTGA
- a CDS encoding PepSY-associated TM helix domain-containing protein: MSEKIIPAASSARAENAQSTQAIMHLLRRLHFYIGLFIGPFIFVAALTGTLYVLTPQLENKLYAQQLFTSASGEDRPLSQQVASALHHMGAEAHIVAVRPAPSAGETTRVMFRDATAGPSETHAVFIDPKTLEIRGELTAYGTSGILPFRTWLDYLHRNLLLGEFGRNYSELAASWLWVAALGGAALWAMSRAPRRKASSQRVSRTARFLRQRHWHTTLGLVLLVGLVFFSATGLTWSNWAGNNISQMRAHFGWLTPAVNTQLGGTQHAMPADEHAEHHGHDMAMMTHHAEHEPLSPAQFDAVMAAARAANIDAGKVEIRPAYTADKAWVVSEIDRRWPTQVDAVAVNPHNFQVTDKVEFASFGLLAKLTRWGVDAHMGVLFGLANQLVLALFGAGLCLMVVLGYRMWWLRRPALKQQANPADTLIYGWRKLNLSGRFLLSVLVIALAFSLPLMGISLLLFLLIDFVRWKRSANA; encoded by the coding sequence ATGTCGGAAAAAATCATCCCGGCCGCGTCATCCGCGCGCGCCGAAAATGCACAAAGCACCCAGGCGATCATGCATCTGTTGCGTCGTCTGCACTTCTATATTGGCCTGTTTATCGGCCCATTTATTTTCGTCGCCGCGCTGACCGGCACACTGTATGTCCTCACGCCGCAGCTGGAAAATAAGCTGTATGCGCAACAGTTATTTACCAGCGCCAGTGGTGAAGATCGACCACTGTCGCAACAGGTAGCCAGCGCGCTTCATCATATGGGCGCTGAAGCCCATATCGTCGCGGTACGGCCTGCACCCTCTGCCGGGGAAACCACCCGCGTGATGTTTCGCGATGCGACAGCTGGCCCATCGGAAACTCATGCGGTGTTTATTGACCCTAAAACGCTGGAGATTCGCGGTGAGCTGACGGCCTATGGCACCAGCGGTATCCTGCCATTCCGCACCTGGCTGGACTATCTGCATCGCAATTTATTGCTGGGTGAGTTTGGCCGTAACTACAGTGAGCTGGCCGCCAGCTGGCTATGGGTTGCCGCGCTGGGTGGCGCGGCGTTGTGGGCGATGAGCCGCGCGCCGCGCCGTAAAGCATCATCCCAGCGCGTTTCACGCACTGCCCGCTTCCTGCGTCAGCGCCACTGGCACACCACGCTTGGTCTGGTACTGCTGGTTGGGCTGGTGTTCTTCTCAGCCACCGGCTTAACCTGGTCGAACTGGGCGGGAAATAATATTTCGCAGATGCGCGCGCATTTTGGCTGGCTGACACCAGCGGTTAATACCCAGCTGGGTGGCACGCAGCACGCAATGCCAGCAGATGAGCATGCAGAGCACCATGGTCACGATATGGCGATGATGACCCACCACGCCGAACATGAGCCGCTGTCACCGGCGCAGTTCGATGCGGTAATGGCCGCTGCCCGTGCGGCCAATATTGATGCCGGTAAGGTGGAAATTCGTCCGGCCTATACGGCGGATAAAGCCTGGGTAGTGTCTGAAATCGATCGTCGCTGGCCAACGCAGGTCGATGCCGTAGCCGTCAATCCCCACAATTTCCAGGTCACCGATAAGGTCGAGTTTGCCAGTTTTGGCCTGTTAGCCAAACTGACGCGCTGGGGCGTCGATGCGCATATGGGCGTGCTGTTTGGGCTGGCAAACCAGCTGGTGCTGGCACTGTTTGGCGCCGGATTGTGCCTGATGGTGGTGTTAGGTTATCGCATGTGGTGGCTGCGTCGTCCGGCGCTGAAACAGCAGGCGAATCCGGCGGATACCCTGATTTACGGCTGGCGTAAGCTGAATCTCAGCGGACGTTTTTTACTGTCTGTGCTGGTTATCGCGCTGGCATTCAGCCTGCCATTAATGGGCATCAGCCTGCTGCTGTTTTTACTGATTGATTTCGTGCGCTGGAAGAGAAGTGCTAACGCCTGA
- a CDS encoding DUF2946 domain-containing protein, with protein sequence MSLIQIHASRSRLPAWLGLIAILLLFIAPVISKSLAHAHGAEMPMMMMSHHGEMAMADMPHHMSSSERVRPAPVHHMSMMDDSACGYCVLLIHLPLNLSNLPQLWSMLQAATRPIARPEPLHIAIFVPIHFRSRAPPFPTLTF encoded by the coding sequence GTGTCTCTGATTCAGATTCATGCTTCGCGCAGCCGCCTGCCCGCCTGGTTGGGACTGATCGCGATTCTGCTGCTGTTTATTGCGCCGGTGATCTCAAAATCACTGGCACATGCCCATGGCGCAGAGATGCCGATGATGATGATGTCGCATCATGGCGAGATGGCGATGGCAGATATGCCGCATCATATGTCGTCATCTGAGCGGGTGCGGCCAGCACCGGTGCACCACATGTCGATGATGGATGACAGCGCCTGCGGCTACTGTGTGCTGCTGATCCATCTGCCACTGAATCTGAGCAACCTGCCTCAACTCTGGAGTATGCTACAGGCGGCGACGCGCCCGATAGCGCGCCCTGAGCCACTGCATATCGCTATCTTTGTTCCCATCCACTTCCGCTCGCGTGCCCCACCGTTTCCGACACTGACTTTCTGA
- the fhuF gene encoding siderophore-iron reductase FhuF, with translation MAIITRQAYEYGSSPLIFLQSDRSLSSALHALFTEHRAHFLDSVKLGEEAPAGCMPLANWSQADTFLPLTQRYSDYLYRDHPDTPREAKPLQSLWAQWYFGLIVPPMMMALLLEPRALDCSAEHFHIEFHETGRPACYWLDVREDDDARYLSARQRIDRMIQRHLLPVVQGIEQHGDINAKLIWNNTGYLMHWFLGELKPFLDEDTLVTLEHALFFSRELLNGADNPLYRTMIPRDGAMQRRSCCQRYRIPDVQRCGDCTLKCA, from the coding sequence ATGGCAATCATTACGCGTCAGGCTTATGAGTATGGTTCGAGTCCACTGATCTTTCTGCAAAGTGACAGATCGCTGAGCAGTGCGCTGCATGCGCTGTTTACTGAACATCGTGCTCATTTCCTCGACAGCGTTAAGCTGGGTGAAGAAGCTCCGGCTGGCTGTATGCCGCTGGCAAACTGGTCGCAAGCTGATACGTTTTTACCGCTCACTCAGCGGTACAGCGACTACCTCTATCGCGATCATCCGGATACGCCACGCGAAGCCAAACCGCTACAGTCACTGTGGGCGCAATGGTATTTCGGCCTGATTGTGCCACCGATGATGATGGCGCTGTTGCTGGAGCCGCGCGCGCTCGACTGTTCGGCAGAGCATTTCCATATTGAGTTCCATGAGACTGGCCGCCCGGCCTGTTACTGGCTCGACGTGCGTGAAGATGACGACGCCCGCTATCTCAGCGCCCGCCAGCGCATCGACCGCATGATCCAGCGCCATCTGCTGCCGGTGGTGCAGGGGATTGAGCAACATGGCGACATCAATGCCAAACTTATCTGGAATAACACCGGTTACCTGATGCACTGGTTTCTCGGTGAACTGAAACCTTTCCTCGATGAAGATACGCTGGTCACTCTCGAGCATGCGCTGTTCTTCTCGCGTGAGCTGCTGAACGGTGCAGATAATCCACTGTATCGCACCATGATCCCACGCGACGGCGCCATGCAGCGCCGCAGCTGCTGCCAGCGCTATCGTATTCCTGATGTGCAACGCTGCGGTGACTGCACGTTAAAGTGCGCCTGA
- a CDS encoding GGDEF domain-containing protein: protein MKLQTYDELLHSKYRLTVMLFLFLNTATSLFFLLNNHYQSASQILLPTALIPLLSTVLLGWMFLKPQAKFPLLNIVALITGILWAWHIALRYELVFYFDGSYLMISLISIFFISSIALSDHLLAFCLHTAPAVVTVLILDNGNNLLMILFTIALPLTGFTLHHFMRRRSDSFTRRLMSQLYEEKQTYSDLSMLDPLTGLYNRRGLNNRLQNVLENHSGSHFVLLLDIDHFKAYNDNYGHAMGDQALARVSVAIRDAVRSRDIVTRYGGEEFLVLLTNVNASIALKLAERIRQYVLDLDIPHRFNERVATHVTISAGIAPLFDDDFEQALANADRALYVAKNQGRNTILCWDTLAAATSKVPADIH, encoded by the coding sequence ATGAAATTACAAACTTATGACGAATTGCTTCACAGCAAATATCGGCTAACTGTGATGTTATTTCTTTTTTTAAACACAGCCACATCACTGTTCTTTTTACTCAATAACCATTATCAATCGGCGTCGCAGATACTGTTGCCAACGGCACTGATCCCGTTACTGAGCACGGTGCTTTTAGGCTGGATGTTCTTAAAGCCACAAGCCAAATTCCCGCTATTAAATATTGTCGCGCTGATAACAGGAATACTTTGGGCCTGGCATATCGCCCTGAGGTATGAGCTGGTATTTTATTTTGATGGCAGTTACCTGATGATCAGTTTAATCAGTATTTTCTTTATCAGCTCGATTGCCCTGAGCGATCATCTGCTGGCATTTTGCCTGCATACCGCGCCCGCCGTGGTGACCGTACTGATACTCGACAACGGTAATAACTTGCTGATGATTCTGTTCACCATTGCGCTACCGCTGACTGGATTTACCCTGCACCACTTTATGCGGCGGCGCAGCGACAGCTTTACCCGCCGGCTGATGTCTCAGCTTTACGAAGAAAAACAGACCTATAGCGATCTCAGCATGCTCGATCCGTTGACCGGTTTATATAATCGTCGCGGCTTAAACAATCGTCTCCAGAACGTGCTGGAGAACCACTCCGGCAGTCATTTCGTGCTGCTGCTGGATATTGATCATTTCAAAGCTTATAACGACAATTACGGCCATGCTATGGGCGATCAGGCATTGGCACGCGTCTCTGTCGCGATCCGCGATGCGGTGCGCTCGCGCGATATTGTCACACGCTACGGTGGTGAAGAGTTTCTGGTGCTGCTGACCAATGTTAATGCCTCAATTGCCCTGAAACTGGCTGAGCGTATTCGTCAGTACGTACTGGATTTAGATATTCCGCACCGGTTTAATGAACGGGTCGCCACGCACGTTACTATCAGCGCGGGTATCGCTCCCCTGTTTGACGATGACTTTGAGCAGGCGCTGGCGAATGCCGATCGCGCACTGTACGTGGCTAAAAATCAGGGGCGCAATACTATTCTTTGCTGGGATACGTTGGCGGCAGCCACTTCCAAGGTGCCCGCCGATATTCACTGA
- a CDS encoding DUF1435 domain-containing protein has protein sequence MSGKRLDSAWGVLLPCAIMPVMAMMELSFNQWRLVMVIALLATVSMLYHKKLRHYLLLPSCVALAGCLVAISLKFTVW, from the coding sequence ATGTCAGGAAAACGACTGGATAGCGCCTGGGGCGTGCTGTTACCTTGTGCCATTATGCCGGTAATGGCAATGATGGAACTCTCATTTAATCAGTGGCGTCTGGTGATGGTTATCGCGCTGCTGGCGACCGTCAGTATGCTCTACCATAAAAAGCTGCGTCATTATCTGCTGCTGCCTTCATGCGTAGCACTGGCCGGATGTCTGGTCGCGATTTCGTTGAAATTTACCGTCTGGTAA
- the rsmC gene encoding 16S rRNA (guanine(1207)-N(2))-methyltransferase RsmC yields the protein MSAFTPASEVILRHSDEFIERRVLFAGDLQDDLPAQLETAHSKVHTQQYHHWQTLSRAMGENAQYSLVASAAMVSECDTLIYYWPKNKPEALFQLQNLLSLLPVGSDIFVIGENRSGVRSAEEMVSKWASLNKIDSARRCGLYHGRLDTTPAFNAESFWGEYALGDFTIKTLPGVFSRDGLDIGSELLLSTFTAHTKGKVLDVGCGAGVLSTLLASHSPKVRLWLTDVSAAAIEASKATLAANQLEGEVFASNVYSDVNGRFDMIISNPPFHDGMQTSLDAAHTLIRGAAKHLNMGGELRIVANAFLPYPTILDETFGSHEVLAQTGRFKVYRAVLSRAAKAKR from the coding sequence ATGTCCGCTTTTACCCCGGCCAGTGAAGTTATTCTGCGCCACAGTGATGAATTTATTGAACGCCGCGTGCTGTTTGCCGGTGACCTGCAGGATGACCTGCCCGCTCAACTGGAGACTGCACACAGCAAAGTTCATACCCAGCAATATCATCACTGGCAGACCCTGAGCCGTGCGATGGGCGAAAATGCGCAATACAGCCTGGTGGCCAGCGCCGCGATGGTCAGTGAATGCGATACCTTAATTTACTACTGGCCGAAAAATAAGCCGGAAGCGCTGTTCCAGTTGCAGAACCTGCTGTCGCTGTTACCTGTGGGTAGCGATATCTTTGTTATCGGCGAAAACCGCAGCGGCGTTCGCAGTGCAGAAGAGATGGTCAGCAAGTGGGCATCGCTGAATAAAATTGACAGCGCGCGCCGCTGCGGCCTGTATCACGGCCGTCTCGACACGACCCCGGCGTTTAATGCCGAAAGCTTCTGGGGCGAATATGCTCTCGGCGACTTCACCATCAAAACGCTGCCGGGCGTATTCAGCCGTGATGGACTGGATATTGGCAGCGAGCTGTTGTTGTCGACCTTTACCGCTCATACCAAAGGTAAAGTTCTGGATGTCGGTTGTGGCGCTGGCGTGCTTTCTACCCTGCTGGCCAGCCACTCACCCAAGGTACGCCTGTGGCTGACCGATGTCAGCGCCGCCGCAATTGAAGCGAGTAAGGCTACTCTGGCGGCTAATCAGCTGGAAGGCGAAGTATTTGCCAGCAACGTTTACTCTGACGTGAACGGCCGCTTCGATATGATTATCTCCAATCCGCCGTTTCATGATGGGATGCAGACCAGCCTTGACGCCGCACACACCCTGATTCGCGGTGCAGCAAAACACCTTAATATGGGCGGTGAACTGCGCATAGTTGCCAACGCCTTCCTGCCGTATCCGACGATTCTTGATGAGACGTTTGGCAGCCATGAAGTGCTGGCGCAGACCGGGCGTTTTAAGGTTTATCGTGCAGTGTTAAGTCGTGCGGCGAAAGCAAAACGCTAA
- a CDS encoding DNA polymerase III subunit psi gives MSSRRDWLLQQMGITQYVLRRPRALQGEIAVFLPTHTRLLIIADVPPSTEDPLVSDVLRALAINPHDVFALTPDQLAMLPDDNHCASWRLGIDAPLAVQGTQLASPALDELYHNASAKRALWQQICEHESDFFTHPERP, from the coding sequence ATGTCTTCCAGACGTGACTGGTTATTACAGCAAATGGGCATTACGCAGTATGTACTGCGGCGTCCGCGTGCCTTACAAGGGGAAATTGCTGTCTTCTTGCCGACGCATACGCGCTTGCTGATTATCGCCGATGTGCCGCCCTCTACTGAGGATCCGTTAGTCAGCGACGTGTTGCGCGCGCTGGCGATCAATCCGCATGATGTTTTCGCATTAACACCGGATCAACTGGCGATGTTGCCGGATGATAATCATTGTGCCAGCTGGCGTTTAGGCATTGATGCGCCGTTGGCGGTGCAGGGCACCCAGCTTGCTTCTCCTGCTCTTGATGAGCTCTATCATAATGCCAGCGCCAAACGCGCACTGTGGCAGCAGATCTGTGAACATGAATCAGATTTCTTTACTCACCCCGAACGACCTTAG
- the rimI gene encoding ribosomal protein S18-alanine N-acetyltransferase: protein MNQISLLTPNDLSHAFAIEQRSHAFPWTEKTFASNQGERYLNYRLDVDGVMAAFAVTQVVLDEATLFNIAVDPAFQRRGLGRQLLEHIITELTQREVLTLWLEVRASNLGAIALYEQLEFNEVSVRRNYYPTAEGREDALIMALTL from the coding sequence ATGAATCAGATTTCTTTACTCACCCCGAACGACCTTAGCCACGCATTTGCCATCGAGCAGCGTAGCCATGCATTTCCGTGGACGGAAAAAACCTTTGCCAGCAATCAGGGTGAGCGTTATCTCAATTATCGGCTTGATGTCGATGGCGTGATGGCTGCCTTTGCCGTAACACAGGTTGTGCTTGATGAGGCCACGCTATTCAATATTGCGGTTGATCCGGCTTTTCAGCGGCGTGGACTGGGGCGTCAGTTGCTGGAACACATCATCACCGAGCTGACACAGCGCGAGGTGTTAACGCTATGGCTGGAAGTGCGCGCCTCAAACCTCGGGGCAATAGCGCTTTATGAACAGCTGGAATTTAATGAGGTATCGGTGCGCAGAAATTATTACCCGACAGCAGAGGGACGTGAAGACGCACTGATAATGGCTCTCACCCTGTAG
- the yjjG gene encoding pyrimidine 5'-nucleotidase — MLKDWDWILFDADDTLFHFDAYAGLQRLFEQYDVQFTTADYDEYQAVNKPLWVDYQNGVINALQLQHQRFQGWADKLSVEPHELNSGFLAAMAEICIPLEGAVGLMNLLKGQVKMGIITNGFTALQQARLQRTGFLEYFDLLVISEQVGYAKPHPAIFDYALEKMGNPPRERVMMVGDNPDSDILGGINAGLATCWLNADNRARPEGIEPTWQVSSLKQLAEILSA, encoded by the coding sequence ATGTTAAAAGATTGGGATTGGATCTTATTCGACGCTGACGACACCCTATTTCACTTTGATGCCTATGCCGGCTTGCAGCGCCTGTTTGAGCAATATGATGTGCAGTTTACCACCGCAGATTATGATGAATACCAGGCGGTAAACAAACCGTTGTGGGTGGATTATCAAAACGGTGTAATCAATGCATTACAGCTTCAGCACCAACGTTTTCAGGGCTGGGCGGATAAACTGAGTGTTGAGCCACACGAGCTTAACAGCGGCTTTCTGGCGGCGATGGCGGAGATCTGTATTCCACTGGAAGGTGCTGTTGGCCTGATGAACCTGCTGAAAGGCCAGGTCAAAATGGGCATCATCACTAATGGCTTTACTGCGCTACAGCAGGCGCGTTTACAGCGTACCGGTTTCCTTGAATACTTTGATCTGCTGGTGATTTCGGAACAAGTGGGTTACGCGAAACCCCATCCGGCGATCTTTGACTATGCGCTGGAGAAAATGGGCAATCCACCGCGCGAGCGCGTCATGATGGTGGGAGATAACCCGGATTCAGATATTCTGGGCGGCATCAATGCGGGTCTGGCAACCTGCTGGCTGAATGCTGATAACCGCGCCAGGCCTGAAGGGATTGAGCCTACCTGGCAGGTCTCTTCACTGAAACAGCTGGCTGAAATTCTCAGCGCTTAA
- a CDS encoding SH3 domain-containing protein — MVKIRVALSLIGVLSLVGCIAPTPPLTDETIVSTTVDGVKLNYRYAIVPPAQFTPLNEEYRALYNASVMSRPDFGGKLIRYLNNGETYTVAGKVENGWFAIAGDQQELIGYVPLRAGVKSELWDKTVKADSRRKRVRSNQPAKPTCVAVDGESKACQSANNGTWIID, encoded by the coding sequence ATGGTGAAAATTCGTGTCGCACTAAGCCTGATTGGGGTTTTAAGCCTTGTCGGTTGTATCGCTCCCACCCCGCCATTAACGGATGAGACGATAGTTTCCACCACTGTCGACGGCGTGAAGCTGAACTACCGGTACGCCATTGTGCCACCGGCACAGTTCACACCGCTGAATGAAGAGTATCGTGCGCTGTATAACGCGTCAGTCATGAGTCGTCCTGATTTTGGCGGCAAACTAATACGCTATCTGAATAACGGTGAAACCTACACCGTTGCAGGCAAGGTAGAAAATGGCTGGTTTGCGATTGCCGGAGATCAGCAAGAGTTAATTGGCTATGTTCCTTTGCGTGCCGGAGTGAAAAGTGAACTCTGGGATAAGACCGTCAAAGCCGACTCCCGGCGTAAACGTGTCAGGAGCAATCAGCCCGCTAAGCCGACCTGTGTGGCCGTTGATGGCGAGAGTAAAGCTTGCCAGAGCGCAAATAACGGTACCTGGATCATTGATTAA
- the tssJ gene encoding type VI secretion system lipoprotein TssJ gives MQGFHWLRLSFPILILAALPLLFGCISPSTSSQVRYNLSFQAHPQINDSAPLKVRVLLLKSDADFMAADFWSLQSDARALLGANLLNSEQFFLRPGQLNKKISGQGEGEAHYLGILAEYQSLDGKIWRLSLPLPASGEGFFKSIWQGSSVESDAEIIADINGIRVIR, from the coding sequence ATGCAGGGATTTCACTGGCTGCGTCTGAGTTTTCCGATCTTAATACTGGCGGCGCTGCCGCTGTTATTTGGCTGTATTTCGCCTTCAACCAGTTCGCAGGTGCGTTACAACCTGTCTTTTCAGGCGCACCCGCAAATCAATGATTCAGCACCGCTCAAGGTGAGAGTGCTGTTACTTAAATCAGATGCGGATTTTATGGCGGCAGATTTCTGGTCGCTGCAAAGCGATGCCCGGGCTTTACTGGGGGCCAATTTGCTTAACAGCGAGCAGTTTTTTCTGCGGCCCGGGCAGTTAAATAAAAAAATTAGCGGTCAGGGCGAGGGGGAAGCGCATTACCTTGGCATCCTGGCTGAGTACCAGTCGCTTGATGGCAAGATATGGCGGCTGTCACTGCCGCTCCCGGCCTCTGGTGAGGGCTTTTTTAAATCCATCTGGCAAGGATCGTCAGTGGAGTCAGATGCAGAGATTATTGCTGATATTAACGGCATTCGCGTCATTCGCTGA
- the tssK gene encoding type VI secretion system baseplate subunit TssK, with product MNHTAKVVWSEGMFLRPHHFQQSESYFHHLIHARAEVQHPWLWGFFDFDINLTLLRQGQVALNSASGLLPDGTYFSFRDGRNAPTPLSLADPSGGAKVVLALPARRGGREELIFDDATDSLARFVSFEQDVEDFNAVSMGQTAIQFGRLRLKLMLESELSAEWTAIGVAQFNDTRSENQLRLDTHYIPPLLNCKACAPLRDYLHDLQNILTQRCQQLGLRLQQPGRFNQADTVDFMLLALLNYHVGQISHFKNLPVLHPEQLWRHWLAFACELTTYTSRRFPEHALPEYRQDDLAGCFAELMLMLRHGLSQVLEEHAIQLVLTERSHGLSVATVTDNAMLREFGFVLAVRADIPGETLHIHFPAQMKIAPVAKIRDLVHLQLPGLVLRVMPTPPPQIPWHAGYSYFELEKGGELWKEMEKSGAFALHLAGDFPGLEMQFWAIRSHSV from the coding sequence ATGAATCACACAGCAAAAGTGGTGTGGAGCGAAGGGATGTTTCTGCGCCCACACCATTTTCAGCAATCGGAAAGCTATTTTCATCATCTTATTCACGCCAGGGCAGAGGTTCAGCACCCCTGGCTGTGGGGTTTTTTCGATTTTGACATCAATCTGACTTTGCTGCGGCAGGGGCAAGTAGCCCTTAACTCTGCCAGTGGCCTGCTGCCAGACGGAACCTACTTTTCCTTTCGCGACGGACGCAATGCGCCGACTCCATTATCCCTTGCAGACCCTTCCGGCGGGGCAAAAGTGGTACTGGCATTGCCTGCGCGTCGTGGCGGTCGCGAAGAGCTGATCTTTGACGACGCTACGGACTCACTGGCGCGTTTCGTGAGTTTTGAACAGGATGTTGAGGATTTTAATGCAGTCTCAATGGGGCAGACCGCGATTCAGTTTGGCAGATTGCGGCTGAAACTGATGCTGGAAAGTGAGCTGTCGGCAGAGTGGACGGCAATAGGCGTAGCGCAGTTCAATGATACTCGTAGCGAAAATCAGTTGCGCCTCGACACCCATTACATTCCTCCGCTGCTTAACTGCAAAGCCTGCGCCCCGCTGCGTGATTACCTTCATGATCTCCAGAATATACTGACACAGCGCTGTCAGCAGCTGGGCCTGCGGCTGCAGCAACCAGGCCGTTTTAACCAGGCTGATACCGTTGATTTTATGCTGCTGGCATTACTCAATTACCATGTTGGCCAGATCAGCCACTTCAAAAACCTTCCCGTACTGCATCCCGAACAGCTTTGGCGCCACTGGCTGGCCTTTGCCTGTGAACTGACGACCTATACTTCCCGACGTTTTCCTGAACATGCCCTGCCTGAATACCGCCAGGATGATCTGGCGGGTTGTTTCGCTGAGCTGATGCTGATGCTGCGCCACGGCTTATCGCAGGTGCTGGAAGAGCATGCTATTCAGCTGGTGCTCACCGAGCGTTCTCACGGCCTCAGCGTGGCGACAGTAACCGACAATGCAATGCTTCGTGAGTTTGGCTTTGTGCTGGCGGTGCGTGCCGATATTCCTGGCGAAACACTGCATATCCATTTTCCGGCGCAAATGAAAATCGCGCCAGTGGCAAAAATTCGTGACCTGGTGCATCTGCAGTTGCCCGGCCTGGTGCTGCGCGTAATGCCAACACCACCACCACAAATTCCCTGGCATGCTGGCTACAGCTATTTTGAGCTGGAGAAGGGCGGTGAACTGTGGAAGGAAATGGAAAAGTCCGGCGCTTTTGCCCTGCATCTGGCGGGAGATTTTCCCGGTCTGGAGATGCAGTTCTGGGCAATACGCAGTCATTCAGTCTGA